Below is a window of bacterium DNA.
GGAACAGGCGAAGAGGATCAGCATGACCATCGTGAGCTTGAACTGCAGCCCGCGATCGCGCAACGGAATGCCTGGGAACTTCATGACGCCTCCAATGACCCTCGCAGGTGCTTCAGCCCCCGTACGCCGGGACCCGTGCGGCGGCGGCCAGGGGGATCGTCCCCGCTGCGCCCCGCGACGCCTGCGCGACGTCCGACGCGATCCGGGCCGCGCGCGCCGTCTTCTCCCGGACGGCCGACACCGCAAACCGCTCCGTGCCCGTGCCCGCGGCCGAGGCCACCGTCACGGCCACCGACCCGTCGGACGCGGTCGCCGCCACGACCTCGCGGACCTCCTTTCCCGCCGCCGTCTCGACCGCCGTGACCTTCCCCGCCCCGTCGTCGCGGACCCTAAGGGTGGAGACGAGCCTCTCCCCTTCGTACCCCTCGATCACCGCCACCGTCGCGGAACCGTCGCGGGAGAGCGTGAGGACCGTCCTCCCGGTCCCCTGCGTGAAAACCTTCGTCACCGGTGCGGAGGCGACGGGGTTCTCGCCCGACCAGAACTCGATCACGTTGAAGATGACGAAGTCCAGGAGTCCGGTCACGGCATACGGGATGACGAAGACCCACGTCGCCGCGCTGCGGACGTACTTCTCGTCGATCGACTGGTTGATGTCGTACAGTTTTCTCGTCAACTGGAACTTGCCGAAGCACCCCGCGGTGAGCGTCCCCACCGCCGCGACCAGCACCAGCGCGATCCCCATCCCGAACCGGCTCCCCCGCATGGACGTACCCCCTTCCCGATGGATTACGGAATGCCACATTGTAGCAGCCACACCACCGTGCCTGCCATGGGCGCGCTTTTCCGCAGGGGAACCCCCCGGCGTCGTGCCCCCCGTTTTTCCTACACCGGGGGTACCCCAGGGAGCGCATTCCGCACGGGAGTGGGGTGCGCGTCCCTGTGCGGGCGTGTCACGGTGGTGTAATATCCCCGCATGGCCCGAGGATACCAGCATGCCTAAACGCCGGAGGAGGAACATCCTCAAGCTCGTCGCCTTCCTGCTTCTCGCCGCCGCCGCCGCGTACCTCCTGCTCCTCACCCCTGCGGGCGACCTGTTCCGGACGCACGAGGGAAGGAAGGCGCTGGTCGGGAAACTGGATGTCCTCGTCCAGTCGGCGGGGCCGCTGGGCCCCGTCCTCTTCGTCCTGATCTACTCCATCGGGGTGCTCTTCCTCCCCGCCACCCCGTTCACGATCGCGGGAGCCGTGATCTTCGGCAAGTTCTACGGAATGCTGTACAACCTGGCGGCCGACACGCTCGGGGCCTCCCTCGCCTTCTACCTCGGGAGGTACTTCCTTCACGGGGTCGCGCGCGGGTTTCTCGAGACCAGGATGCCCTGGCTCGACCGGAAGGCGGCCGAGGACGGGTTTTCGGTCATCTTCTACCTGCGGATCTTCTGGTTCCCCTTCATCGTTCTCAACTACGCCGCCGGGGCGACGCGGATCCGGTTCCGCGACTACCTCCTCGGGACGGCGCTGGGGTTGCTCCCGCCCGTCTTCCTCTTCACCTATTTCGTCGGGGCGATGAAAGAGGTCCTCGCCACGTACCGGCGGCCGGCCGACCTGCTGACGTTCGACCTGCTCTTCCCCGTCCTGCTCCTCGTCGCCTCCTTCTTCCTCCCCACCCTCCTGAAGCGCCTCCGCAAGGGTCGTGAGTTGATTCCATGACGCGACACAGGCCACAGAGGGATCTTGCTGCGAATGTTACGGCCGGAGAAGGTTCCTGTAAGGTGCAGGCGCTTTCAGGGGACATACCTGGTGTGAATCCGGGATGCAGGGAAGGTGTGTCCCCTGCCCACAACCCACAAGTCTGCATTTCCATCATCATCCCCACGCTGAACGAGGAGGCGTCGGTCTCCCGCGCGATCCGGTCGTGCCGGGAGGCGGGGCCGTGCGAGGTGATCGTCGTCGACGGGGGGAGCCGTGACCGCACGGTAGTGATCGCGCGCGGCGAGGCCGACGCGGTGATCATCGCGCCGCGGGGAAGGGCGGCGCAGATGAACGCAGGCGCCGCCGTCGCCGGCGGGGGGGTTCTCCTCTTCCTGCACGCGGACACCCTCCTGCCGCAGGGATCCGTACACGGCGTGCTCGGCGCGCTGCAGGAGCCGGCGGTGGTCGGCGGCGCCTTCCGCGTCCGCCTGGCCGCATCCCCCGGCGCGGGCCGGTACGTCCGCGGGGCGCTCGGGATCACCGGGCGGATGATCGGGGCGCGGGGGGCCATGTCGCGCTCGTACAGCGGGGACCAGGCGATCTTCGTGCGGGCGGAAGCGTTCCGCGCCGTGGGCGGCTACCCGGAGATCCCGCTGATGGAGGACGTCGAGCTGTCGCGGCGGATGCGGCGGGCGGGAAAGACGGTCCTCCTTCCGCTGCGCGCGGAAACGTCGGGGCGGCGCTGGGAGGCGTGGGGTCCCCTCCGGACCGTCCTGTTCATGTGGCGCCTCCGGGTCGGCTACCTCCTCGGGTGGACTCCGTCGCGATGCGCCGAAGCGTACCGCCGCGGGCCGGCGCTCACACGCCGGGACCCGTCTTCTCCCACGTCATCCTCAGGGGGGTGAAGGGGTTCGCGAGTTCCGGGTGCCGCGGAAGGACCCGCGCGGCGAACCCGTACCGGCCGCTTCCCGTGCACGGGATTTCCGCCCGGTAGATCTCCTCGTCGCCGTCGCGCCCGTCGTGGCGCGCCGACAGGATGGTCCCCATGCCCACCTGCCCGGCGGCATCGTAGAAGCCGTACCGGATCTCGACGGCGACCTCGGCGGGAGCGAGCCCCCCCAGGCGGACGCGGACGGCGACCCCCACCGTGTCCCCCACGCGCATCTCCTTGTGCATCCGCGTCTCCTCCACCCGGATCGCGATCCCCGGCCACGCCGACGCGACGCGTTCCCGCCACGCTGTCAATTCCCGGGCGGCGGAAAAATCGTTTCCGGAAAGCCGCGAACCCGCCCGATGGGCGGGAAGGTACGACGTCTCCGTGTACTCCTGGACCATCCGGTGCGTGTTGAAGTACGCGCCCAGCTTCCGGATCGACGCCTTCATCATCGCGATCCAGGCGCGCGGCAGCCCGCCGCGGTCCCGATCGTGAAACAGGGGGACGATCTCGTTCTCGAGGAGGCTGTAGAGGGCCTCGCACTCCACCCGGTCCTGCTCTTCCGGGTCCCCGTACATCTCCCCGCTCCCGATCGCCCACCCGAGGTCGGGGGAGTACCCCTCGTCCCACCACCCGTCGAGGATCGACACGTTCAGCGCGCCGTTGGCCGCCGCCTTCATCCCGCTCGTCCCGGACGCTTCCAGGGGGCGCCGCGGGTTGTTCAGCCACACGTCGACCCCCTGAACCATGTACCTCGCCACGTTGATGTCGTAATCCTCGAGGAAGACCAGCCGGTCGCGGACCCGCGGGTCCGACGCGAAATGGATGACCGACCGGATGATCTCCTTCGCCGGGAGGTCCTGCGGGTGCGCCTTTCCGGCGAAGAGGATCTGCACCGGCCGGTCCGGGTTCGTCAGGAGCCGGATCAGCCGATCGGGCTGCCGGAAAAGCAGGTTGGCGCGCTTGTAGGTGGCGAACCGCCGGGAGAATCCGATCGTCAGCGCCTCGGGGTTCAGCGCCTCCTCCGCCGCCCGCTGGAGCGCCATCCCGGCGCCCTGGCGGCGCAGCTGGTTTTTCAGCCGCTTGCGGGCGAAGAAGACGAGCCGCTCCCTGCGGGACTGGTGGATCCGCCAGAGCTCCACGGGGGGGATCGTCTCCACCCGCTCCCACACCGCGTGGTCCGCGGGCTTCTCGAGGAACCGCGGCCCGAAGTACCGCGCGTACAGCTCCACCATCTCGTGGCTGAGCCAGGAACGGGTGTGGATCCCGTTTGTGATCGCGCGGATCGGCACCTCCGCCTCGGGGAGCCCCGGCCACAGATCCTTCCACATCGACCGGGAGGTCTCGGCGTGGAGCTTCGCCACGCCGTTCGCGAACGCCGACGACCGGAGGGCGAAGACCGTCATCCCGAACTCCTTGGACCGGGGAGCACCCGACTGGCCGAGGGAGAGGAACTCCTCCCACGGGATCCCCAGCGGCCGGATCTTCGGATCGAGGTATTTCCGCAGAAGATCCGGATCGAACAGTTCGTTCCCCGCGGGGACGGGGGTGTGCGTGGTGAAGACGCCGGTGGCGAGCACCACTTCCCGCGCCTGCGCGAAGGTGAGGCCGTGCGAAGCCATCAGGTCGCGGATCCGTTCGACGATCAGAAAGGCCGAGTGGCCCTCGTTCATGTGGTACACGGTCGCCCGGATACCGAGGGCCTTCAGCGCCCGCACTCCGCCGACGCCGAGCAGGATCTCCTGCCGGATGCGCATGTCCCGGTCCCCGCCGTACAGGGTGGAGGTGATCTCCCGGGAGCGGTCGGAGTTCACCTTGATGTTGCTGTCGAGCAGGTACAGGGGGGTGCGGCCGATGTCGACCCGCCAGACGCGCGCATTCACCGTCTCCCCGCCGATGTTCACCGCGATCACCAGCGGGCGGCCATCCACCGCCGTCTCCATCGTCACCGGCATGTTGTACCAGTCGTTGTCCGGGTACAGCTCCTTCTGCCACCCGTCCAGGGACAGCACCTGGCGGAAATACCCCTTCTGGTACAGGAGCCCGACGCCGACCAGCGGGATCCCGAGGTCGGAAGTCGACTTCAGGTGGTCGCCCGAGAGGACTCCGAGCCCCCCGGAGTAGATCGGGAGTCCCTCGTCGATCCCGTACTCGCACGAGAAGTAGGCCACCCGGGCTCCGGCGTCGGCGACGTGGGCATCCTGGAACCACGACGTCCGCTTCCGGTACTCCTGGAACGACCGGTACACGCGCTCGACGTTCGCGACGAAGCTCTCGTCCTTCGCGGCGGCTTCGAGGTCCGCCTGCGGCAGCGATCCGAGCATATGCACCGGATTCTGGTACGCCTGCTCCCAGAGAACGGGATTGAGCCGGATGAAGAGCTGCACCGCCTCCCAGTTCCACGAGAACCAGAGGTTCCGGGCGATCTCCTCGAGCGGAGCGAGTTCCTTCGGGATGTTGGGGCGGACGTGGAAATGGCGTATTCGCATGGAAACCTCGTCGAGGGAAGTCGTGTCCCTAATGAAACATCAGGTAGGTGGGCCAAGTCAATTCGGGGAGACGCTAAAGATTCCCCGGCGGGTTGCCGAAACTACATTCCATGAACCTGGAGCGGCTCATACCTTTCGCCGACGTCGAGGAGATCGACCGCCCGGCAGCGTACCGGATCCTCGCCGCCCTCATCGAGGCGTCCCCGCTGGCGATCGTCACGTTCGACCCCGAGGGCGTCGTCACGATGTGGAACCCGGCGGCCGAGCGGATCTTCGGGTGGTCCGAGAACGAGGCGCTCGGGACGCGCCTCCCCTTCGTGCCGGCCGGGAAGCAGGAGGAGTCCCTCGCGCTGCGCCGGCGCGCCCTCCTCGGAGAGGTGTTCACCGAGCCAGAACTGCACCGGCGGCGGGTCGACGGATCCCCGGTCGTCGTGAGCGTGTCGACCTCCCCTCTCCGCCGCCCGGACGGGACCATCTTCGGGATCATGTCGATCCTGATGGACGTCACCGAGCGAAAGGCGGCCGAAGAGGCCCGGGACCGGCAGGCGATCGTGGGGGAACAGCTGCGCCAGTCGCAGAAGATGGATGCCGTGAGACGGCTCGCCGGGGGCGTCGCCCACGACTTCAACAACCTGCTGACCTCCATCTCGGGCCACTCCGACCTTCTGCTCCACCGCCTCCCCGAATACTCGACGCTTCGCCGCGACGTGGAGGAGATCCGAAAGGCGGGAGACCGTGCCGCCGCGCTCACCCGCCAGCTGCTCGCCTTCAGCCGCCGCCAGATCCTGCAGCCGGAGGTTCTGGACCTGAACGAAGCGGTGACGAACATGGGGGAGACGCTGCGCCGCCTCGTCGGCGAGGACATCGAGCTGTCGACCGCCCTGTCCCCTTCCCTCTCCCGGGTGAAGGCCGACCCTGGACAGATGGAGCAGGTGATCGAATGCCTGGTGGTAAACGCCCGGGACGCGATGCCCGACGGGGGCCGCATCACCGTTTCGACCGCCGACGCGGAACTGTCCGCCTCCTACGCGGCCAGCCACCTGGAGGTGCGCCCGGGACCGCACGTGCTCCTCTCCGTGGCGGATACGGGACAGGGGATGAGCGACGAGGCCCAGTCGCACCTGTTCGATCCGTTTTTCATCACGA
It encodes the following:
- a CDS encoding PAS domain S-box protein; this translates as MNLERLIPFADVEEIDRPAAYRILAALIEASPLAIVTFDPEGVVTMWNPAAERIFGWSENEALGTRLPFVPAGKQEESLALRRRALLGEVFTEPELHRRRVDGSPVVVSVSTSPLRRPDGTIFGIMSILMDVTERKAAEEARDRQAIVGEQLRQSQKMDAVRRLAGGVAHDFNNLLTSISGHSDLLLHRLPEYSTLRRDVEEIRKAGDRAAALTRQLLAFSRRQILQPEVLDLNEAVTNMGETLRRLVGEDIELSTALSPSLSRVKADPGQMEQVIECLVVNARDAMPDGGRITVSTADAELSASYAASHLEVRPGPHVLLSVADTGQGMSDEAQSHLFDPFFITKEREKGTGFGLATVYGIVQQSGGHIRVNSATGRGSTFLVYLPRVEPPEDGVRGADRPLLPHPSPGTETILLTEDEEGVRRLVREILSGNGYKVLEAGNGREALLLSEAHRGGIHLLLTDVMMPKMGGRELVERIRLQRPDLRILYMSGYTDDAILRHGVMENGIPFLQKPFTAEGLARKVREVLDVAS
- the glgP gene encoding alpha-glucan family phosphorylase, yielding MRIRHFHVRPNIPKELAPLEEIARNLWFSWNWEAVQLFIRLNPVLWEQAYQNPVHMLGSLPQADLEAAAKDESFVANVERVYRSFQEYRKRTSWFQDAHVADAGARVAYFSCEYGIDEGLPIYSGGLGVLSGDHLKSTSDLGIPLVGVGLLYQKGYFRQVLSLDGWQKELYPDNDWYNMPVTMETAVDGRPLVIAVNIGGETVNARVWRVDIGRTPLYLLDSNIKVNSDRSREITSTLYGGDRDMRIRQEILLGVGGVRALKALGIRATVYHMNEGHSAFLIVERIRDLMASHGLTFAQAREVVLATGVFTTHTPVPAGNELFDPDLLRKYLDPKIRPLGIPWEEFLSLGQSGAPRSKEFGMTVFALRSSAFANGVAKLHAETSRSMWKDLWPGLPEAEVPIRAITNGIHTRSWLSHEMVELYARYFGPRFLEKPADHAVWERVETIPPVELWRIHQSRRERLVFFARKRLKNQLRRQGAGMALQRAAEEALNPEALTIGFSRRFATYKRANLLFRQPDRLIRLLTNPDRPVQILFAGKAHPQDLPAKEIIRSVIHFASDPRVRDRLVFLEDYDINVARYMVQGVDVWLNNPRRPLEASGTSGMKAAANGALNVSILDGWWDEGYSPDLGWAIGSGEMYGDPEEQDRVECEALYSLLENEIVPLFHDRDRGGLPRAWIAMMKASIRKLGAYFNTHRMVQEYTETSYLPAHRAGSRLSGNDFSAARELTAWRERVASAWPGIAIRVEETRMHKEMRVGDTVGVAVRVRLGGLAPAEVAVEIRYGFYDAAGQVGMGTILSARHDGRDGDEEIYRAEIPCTGSGRYGFAARVLPRHPELANPFTPLRMTWEKTGPGV
- a CDS encoding TVP38/TMEM64 family protein, with amino-acid sequence MPKRRRRNILKLVAFLLLAAAAAYLLLLTPAGDLFRTHEGRKALVGKLDVLVQSAGPLGPVLFVLIYSIGVLFLPATPFTIAGAVIFGKFYGMLYNLAADTLGASLAFYLGRYFLHGVARGFLETRMPWLDRKAAEDGFSVIFYLRIFWFPFIVLNYAAGATRIRFRDYLLGTALGLLPPVFLFTYFVGAMKEVLATYRRPADLLTFDLLFPVLLLVASFFLPTLLKRLRKGRELIP
- a CDS encoding TIGR04283 family arsenosugar biosynthesis glycosyltransferase; amino-acid sequence: MSPAHNPQVCISIIIPTLNEEASVSRAIRSCREAGPCEVIVVDGGSRDRTVVIARGEADAVIIAPRGRAAQMNAGAAVAGGGVLLFLHADTLLPQGSVHGVLGALQEPAVVGGAFRVRLAASPGAGRYVRGALGITGRMIGARGAMSRSYSGDQAIFVRAEAFRAVGGYPEIPLMEDVELSRRMRRAGKTVLLPLRAETSGRRWEAWGPLRTVLFMWRLRVGYLLGWTPSRCAEAYRRGPALTRRDPSSPTSSSGG
- a CDS encoding DUF3332 family protein, with the translated sequence MRGSRFGMGIALVLVAAVGTLTAGCFGKFQLTRKLYDINQSIDEKYVRSAATWVFVIPYAVTGLLDFVIFNVIEFWSGENPVASAPVTKVFTQGTGRTVLTLSRDGSATVAVIEGYEGERLVSTLRVRDDGAGKVTAVETAAGKEVREVVAATASDGSVAVTVASAAGTGTERFAVSAVREKTARAARIASDVAQASRGAAGTIPLAAAARVPAYGG